From Xenopus tropicalis strain Nigerian chromosome 3, UCB_Xtro_10.0, whole genome shotgun sequence, the proteins below share one genomic window:
- the kbtbd13 gene encoding kelch repeat and BTB domain-containing protein 13, which translates to MVQIFVKVEETLFETDKDLLVTHSEYFRALFQSGMRESTQDEFYLQSLSAKGFLIMLRVLDGEQPLLNCEEILQAVECAAFLQVQLLAKHLVNLINTDNCVFMYQAAATYGLLDLFHSAALYIRDIYELLEEDIQSLPTDLLQYVESLLPSTFVAVGAHTPASSFLEDASRKICFLDEQNNQWESLGCIPDNASTFLAGVATLDNKVYIVGGAHGANKKVVERSFCYDVDNRRWSEFSSPHQLRYEVTLVGHEAHLYAIGGEYEKVPVVSVEKYSLSSQTWSFLSELPQPTAGPPASKAMGRIFICLWKPLDTTIIYEYDILKDEWIFVTSIMRQQSYGHCMVGHRDNLYVMRNGPSDDFLRCTIENFNLTTKQWTTLSGQYVNSKGALFTAVIRGDTVFTLNRALTLLYSVDSYSWKPKKEKAGFIRGGSLHAFFLRIPEETKLIAKQNRMNQLQSHYPVRKCSS; encoded by the coding sequence ATGGTCCAAATCTTTGTAAAAGTGGAAGAGACTTTGTTTGAGACAGACAAGGACCTGTTGGTAACGCACAGTGAATATTTCCGTGCCCTTTTCCAGTCTGGGATGCGGGAGAGCACTCAGGATGAGTTCTACCTTCAGAGCTTGAGTGCCAAGGGATTCCTGATCATGCTCAGAGTGCTGGATGGAGAGCAACCTCTGCTGAATTGTGAGGAAATCCTGCAAGCTGTGGAATGTGCGGCTTTCCTACAGGTGCAGCTTCTGGCCAAACACTTGGTCAATTTAATCAACACAGACAATTGTGTGTTTATGTACCAGGCTGCTGCTACCTATGGCCTCCTGGATCTGTTTCATTCTGCGGCGTTATATATCAGAGATATTTACGAACTGTTGGAAGAGGATATACAATCACTTCCCACTGATCTCCTGCAGTATGTTGAGTCCCTCTTGCCGAGTACATTTGTGGCTGTGGGGGCCCACACTCCTGCCTCCAGTTTTCTTGAGGATGCTTCCCGTAAAATCTGCTTTCTGGATGAGCAGAATAACCAATGGGAGAGCCTAGGCTGTATCCCAGACAATGCAAGCACCTTCCTAGCTGGTGTTGCCACCCTTGATAACAAGGTCTATATTGTAGGGGGTGCGCATGGTGCCAATAAGAAAGTGGTGGAAAGGAGCTTTTGCTATGATGTAGACAACCGTAGATGGAGTGAATTTTCCAGTCCACATCAGCTTCGATATGAAGTGACATTGGTGGGACACGAGGCACATTTATATGCCATTGGAGGGGAATATGAGAAGGTCCCAGTTGTTTCTGTTGAGAAATACAGTCTATCTTCACAGACTTGGAGTTTTCTCAGTGAGCTTCCTCAGCCGACAGCAGGTCCACCAGCTTCAAAGGCCATGGGAAGAATCTTCATCTGTCTCTGGAAACCACTGGACACCACCATTATTTATGAATATGACATCCTGAAAGATGAGTGGATCTTTGTCACTTCCATAATGAGGCAGCAGAGTTATGGACACTGCATGGTTGGACACAGAGACAATCTGTATGTCATGAGGAATGGTCCCTCTGATGACTTCCTCCGCTGCACCATTGAGAATTTTAACCTCACCACCAAGCAGTGGACAACTCTATCTGGACAGTATGTCAACAGTAAGGGTGCACTTTTTACAGCTGTCATCAGGGGAGACACAGTTTTTACCTTGAACAGGGCACTTACCTTGCTCTACAGTGTAGACAGTTACAGCTGGAAGCCCAAAAAAGAAAAGGCGGGGTTTATCAGAGGTGGTTCACTACATGCATTCTTCCTGAGGATTCCTGAAGAAACAAAGCTTATAGCCAAACAAAACCGAATGAATCAACTACAAAGCCATTATCCTGTGAGAAAATGCTccagctga